The window AGTGCTGCTGCATGAATCTAATCGAGTTTTAGTTCTTCGGAGTAGTTTATTTTTTCTACCAGTTCAATAGGGACAAACTGAAAATAAACAGGGTATTTGCTGGCAATATCAAGGAGGTCGTATTTATCAAAGAAGTCAAAAACAGTATTACGATTATCTATATTGTCCTCTTTAAGTACAATAGAATAGTGCAGATCATTCAAAGAGGTTTTGCTTCTGTAGGCGGCGGTAATAACGGGGCGTTTGATACGCAGGAATGAATTGACAAATTTATCAATGATGTGTTTTACCTGGGCGTCAATATTATTCGAAACATGGAATACACTGTCAACGGGATTGGATAGTGTAGTCTCTATCTTTTTGCTCAGGTCGGTGAGCTCGCCGATTTGCAGGAGTTCATAGCTACGGTCCACTTCCTCTTTGAACTCTTCCAGTTTACTTTGTAAGAGGTAGAGAATGCCTTTCAACTCTCCAAGTTGTTGCTCTGCATTCGTTGCTATGGTTATTTTCTTTTCCATGCCCTTACTTACGCAATGATAATATAAAAAGATTTAATTTATTAATTATTTTAATGAATAAAACCCTCTTTAATTAAGTAGATGGTTTTCAATGTAATTTATACCCGAATCGGGTCAGGTTTAGCTAAATAAAAAATCCCATCCGCAAGGCGAATGGGACTTAATATCGTCAAGGGATATATGTTTTACGGGAAAATACCCAGCTCCGCATAGCTGGTAGCTACTTTGTTAATAGCTACTAAGTAAGCGGCTGTACGCATATCGGGTATCTGGGGATTGGCTTTCCAGGCATCCATGATCTCGCGGGTAGCGGTGATCATGGTTTCTTCCAGGCCACTGCGCACCAGGTCTACCTCATCAGGTCCATGCATGATAAACTCACGCTCTTTGTTATTCACCTGCTTGCCGGTAAGTCCTTCAATTTGTCCCAGGATATGGGTATTGAGGTTTTCGGTAAAGCGTTTTTCCATGCGGCCATAACGTACGTGGCTAAGGTTTTTCAGCCACTCAAAATAAGATACGGTAACGCCGCCTGCATTCAGATACATATCGGGCACTACGAGTATACCGCGTTTGACGAATATGTCATCTGCTTCCGGCGTTAAAGGACCATTGGCTGCCTCTCCGATGATCTTCGCCTTTACATTGGGCGCATTCTTACCATTGATCACATTCTCCAGGGCGGCAGGGATCAGTACATCACATTCCATTTCCAGTGCATCGGTATTCTTGGCAAAGTTATTAGCGCCGGGGAAGTTGAGGATAGAACCTGTTTTCTTACGGTGTTCAAATACGGCGTCTACATCCAGGCCATCATTGCTCCAGATAGAACCTTCAAATTCTGCCAGGCCAACGATCCTGGCGCCGGCTTCCTGGAAGAACTTCGCACTATGGTAACCCACATTACCCAGGCCCTGCACTACGATACGCTTGCCTTCCACACCTACCGTCATACCCAGCTTCTCCATCTGGTCTTTCATGTGCAGTACTTCGCGCAGGCCATAGAATACACCGAGGCCGGTAGCTTCGCGGCGTCCGCGCACACCACCTTGTGTAACGGGCTTGCCGGTAACGCAACCCATGGCATCTATTTCGCCGGGGCGCATGCTGGCATAGGTATCTACGATCCAGGCCATCTCACGCTCACCGGTACCGTAATCGGGTGCGGGAACATCAATGCCGGGGCCGATAAAATTCTTCTTAATAAGCTCAGAAGTATAACGGCGGGTTATCTTCTCCAGCTCATACGGTGTGTATTTCCTGGGGTCGATGGTGATACCACCTTTGGCGCCTGCAAAAGGAACGTTTACAATAGCGCATTTGTAGGTCATCAGGGCGGCCAGGGCCATTACTTCGTCGAGGTTCACACTCATCGCAAAGCGGATACCTCCTTTACAGGGCAATTTGTGATGGGAGTGCTGTACCCGGTATGCCTTGATCACTTCGATCTTCTCGCCGATCTTCACCGGAAAGTGCATCCGGTATACGGCATTACATTGTTTGATCTGTTCCAGGACGCCGGGGTCCCATTTGGTAAACTGCGCGGCTTTATCAAAACTCTTTTCCACCGCGCCAAAAAAACTGTACTCTGACATGATTAAGCAATTTTTATGGTGAATCGTTAAATCTGTGAATGGTGAATTGTGATGGTCAATGCTGAACGATCAGGTATGCTTATTATTTGCCATTACCTAACAAAAATTTTATTGCGATGTTCGTTACCAAAAAAGTAACCCCGAAATATCCGGGGTAAAGCATAAGCAAGAACTAATATTCACTATTCATCACTCACTATTGACCTTTTTCCAATTTGGTGAGCTTCCGGTCGAGGCGTATCATATAAATGATCAGTCCCAGCAGTATGGTAATCGCTACAGCCAGCACTACATATATCTTACCACCTGCTCTTAAACCGGTAGCCTGTTCGGGGTTTGCTATGCCATTATCCTGTGCGCCTGCCCACCATGCCGGCAGCAGGATAAAGAGGGTTATGAGTAGTTTCTTAATGCGCATTATTAAAGGGAATGTTTTTTCTCTTCCAGTATTTTCCACCGCAGGTACAGGGTGGTCATCCATACGCCCAGCAGGCTCCAGGCCACTACAGCAGGCCAGAACACCTTCCGCATGGTAGGGTCCAGGTCCTGTCCGTTCAATCCGGGATTACCTTCCACGCCTTTACCGCCGGGGTGCAGCGATTCTACCAGGCGGGGCAGGATCAGGATCATGGGGATATAGATAAAATAAGCAAATATGTTATAAACTGCCGCTACACGGCCCCGTTTATCAAGATCGGTCATAGAATTACGCAAAACAAAGTAGGCGAGGTAGATCAGCATGGCGATGGCAACGCCCAATTGCTTGGGGTCGTTGCTCCAGAACGTACCCCAGGTATAGTTGGCCCAGATCATACCGGTAAGCAGTCCGAGGCAACCCAGCACCGTACCTGTTTGGGCATATTGAAAGGCATACAGGTCATAAATAGGCTTCGGGTCGCGCAGGTACCTAATGGAATATACCAGCGATACGGAGATCAATACCAACTGGGCAAACCACATGGGCACATGGAAAAAGAGATTACGGATGGTTTGATAAAGATTACCTATTTGAGGTACATCCACTAAAAAACCTGCAACAAAAGTGTAGAGCAGTAAAAGGATACACAGTATTTTCCACCAGTACTGGCGCATATATTTCCGGGCTATTGTGATAGATATTGGCGTTTGCAGGATCGGGGTGAGACTTGCCAACTACCTGAATCAGGGGGCAAAATTAGGGGAAAAGAGCGAATATGTTTAGAGTTTCGGGTTTAAGGTTTCGGGTTCTGAATTTTGAAATAGCTGACTAAATACAGGCAGGCTGTGCTTTTAAAAGTTCAGTAAGCCTTTATTGAAATGCTGAAGACTGTAATTGAAGAACCCGAAACACCAAACCCGAAACCCGTAACGGGTTTAGTCTTTCCAAAGAAAGGGGAATAAGATCACCGCCAGGGCTATGATCATAATATCCAGTGCTATAAGGGTCAGTACGAGGCTGGCCAGTCCTGCCTGGATCACATCGGAAAAAGCGGTATTGGAAATACGCATCAGCAGCATTACCTGGGGAATAATGAGCGGAAAGCCCATAATGGCCATCAGGGCTGCATTTTGCTGGGCCCTGGCCGCAATGGCTGCCAGGAAGGTAAATACCAGGCTCAGGCTGCATCCGCCGAGGCAAACAATACCTATAAACTTCAGCGGGTGGTGTACGGGATTGCCCAGCAGCAACTGGAACAGCAGCAGGCTTACGAGGCTCATCAGCATCATGAGCACAATATTGAAGAGCAGTTTGGAGAGTACAAAATCACGGGCGCCGGCAATGGTATAAAAGTACAGCATGCGTCCGCGGCTTTCCGCCAGGAAACTCTTGGCTACTGCATTGATGCATACAAAGAGCTGTATCATCCAGAACAGGCCATTCCATACCTTCTCTTCCGGCCCTTCACCCATGGCCATATACAGCACAAAAATGGTAGAGGCTACGTAGAGCAGTATCCCGTAAAAGGTATATTGCTGCCTGATCTCCAGCAGGAAATCCTTTTTGATCAGTGCGCGTATATGTTTTAGCTGTTTACTCATTGTTCGTAATAACACTTCCTGCAGCGTGGTTCATAAAGATCTTTCTCACCCAGTACTACCTGTGCAGCCTCGGGCGATTTGCGGTAGGAGTAATTGGCAATATTGCCGCAGCGTACACAAATAGCATGCAGCTTGGTAATAAAGTCGGCTTTTGCCAGCAGGAAGGGCATTTGTCCGAAAGGCTTGCCTGTATAATCCATATCCAGGCCGGCAATGATCACACGGATGCCTTTCAGGGCAAGCTGGTCACATACATCGGGCAACTGATCGTCAAAGAACTGGGCTTCATCAATACCTATCACATCTACTTCGCCCGCCAGCAATAGAATGGTTTGTGAATTATCGATGGGGGTGGATTGGATGGCCCGTTCATCGTGCGATACAATATCCATTTCATGATAGCGTACATCTATCCGGGGCTTAAAGATCTCTACCCGCAGGTTGGCAATGCGTGCACGCTTTAACCGGCGTATCAATTCTTCTGT of the Paraflavitalea devenefica genome contains:
- a CDS encoding thymidine kinase, whose translation is MFIEPNISGERRGFIEVICGSMFSGKTEELIRRLKRARIANLRVEIFKPRIDVRYHEMDIVSHDERAIQSTPIDNSQTILLLAGEVDVIGIDEAQFFDDQLPDVCDQLALKGIRVIIAGLDMDYTGKPFGQMPFLLAKADFITKLHAICVRCGNIANYSYRKSPEAAQVVLGEKDLYEPRCRKCYYEQ
- a CDS encoding CcmD family protein gives rise to the protein MRIKKLLITLFILLPAWWAGAQDNGIANPEQATGLRAGGKIYVVLAVAITILLGLIIYMIRLDRKLTKLEKGQ
- a CDS encoding heme exporter protein CcmB, whose product is MSKQLKHIRALIKKDFLLEIRQQYTFYGILLYVASTIFVLYMAMGEGPEEKVWNGLFWMIQLFVCINAVAKSFLAESRGRMLYFYTIAGARDFVLSKLLFNIVLMMLMSLVSLLLFQLLLGNPVHHPLKFIGIVCLGGCSLSLVFTFLAAIAARAQQNAALMAIMGFPLIIPQVMLLMRISNTAFSDVIQAGLASLVLTLIALDIMIIALAVILFPFLWKD
- a CDS encoding Glu/Leu/Phe/Val family dehydrogenase is translated as MSEYSFFGAVEKSFDKAAQFTKWDPGVLEQIKQCNAVYRMHFPVKIGEKIEVIKAYRVQHSHHKLPCKGGIRFAMSVNLDEVMALAALMTYKCAIVNVPFAGAKGGITIDPRKYTPYELEKITRRYTSELIKKNFIGPGIDVPAPDYGTGEREMAWIVDTYASMRPGEIDAMGCVTGKPVTQGGVRGRREATGLGVFYGLREVLHMKDQMEKLGMTVGVEGKRIVVQGLGNVGYHSAKFFQEAGARIVGLAEFEGSIWSNDGLDVDAVFEHRKKTGSILNFPGANNFAKNTDALEMECDVLIPAALENVINGKNAPNVKAKIIGEAANGPLTPEADDIFVKRGILVVPDMYLNAGGVTVSYFEWLKNLSHVRYGRMEKRFTENLNTHILGQIEGLTGKQVNNKEREFIMHGPDEVDLVRSGLEETMITATREIMDAWKANPQIPDMRTAAYLVAINKVATSYAELGIFP
- the ccsA gene encoding cytochrome c biogenesis protein CcsA encodes the protein MRQYWWKILCILLLLYTFVAGFLVDVPQIGNLYQTIRNLFFHVPMWFAQLVLISVSLVYSIRYLRDPKPIYDLYAFQYAQTGTVLGCLGLLTGMIWANYTWGTFWSNDPKQLGVAIAMLIYLAYFVLRNSMTDLDKRGRVAAVYNIFAYFIYIPMILILPRLVESLHPGGKGVEGNPGLNGQDLDPTMRKVFWPAVVAWSLLGVWMTTLYLRWKILEEKKHSL